In Cervus elaphus chromosome 5, mCerEla1.1, whole genome shotgun sequence, the following proteins share a genomic window:
- the NDUFAF8 gene encoding NADH dehydrogenase [ubiquinone] 1 alpha subcomplex assembly factor 8 — MSGNGAVWGRVRSRLRAFPECLAACGAEAAAYGRCVQASTAPGGCLKKDLCAQEFEALRSCFAAAAKKTLTGGR; from the exons ATGTCGGGGAACGGAGCTGTGTGGGGTCGCGTGCGAAGCCGCCTCCGCGCCTTCCCCGAGTGTCTAGCGGCCTGTGGGGCCGAG GCCGCCGCCTACGGCAGGTGCGTGCAGGCGTCCACGGCCCCGGGCGGCTGCTTGAAGAAGGATCTGTGTGCGCAGGAGTTCGAGGCTTTGCGGAGCTGCTTCGCTGCTGCG GCCAAGAAGACCCTGACAGGAGGCCGTTAG